The Paenibacillus yonginensis genome segment ATAATTTTTAAGGGACTCATCATATTTCAAATCCTGCACAATCCAGTCATGAATGGCTTTGACCTTCTCATGGCTGTTCATCCCGGGAACGATCAGCTGTCCGGCAATTTCTTTGACGCGGCGGTCCACATAGGCGGTCTGTTCCGGGGTCTCCCGGTATGTAAACGTCACTTCTACGTTCACGGCGGAGCTCGTACCGCGCCAGGAATAATGATAACGGTCCATAATATAACGCATATAAGGGTTAGTATCGAGCGCTGTCATCAGCGCCTGATCCAGCAAGGTTTCGAAGTCTTTGACGCTGCCTTCATATTTGAACCTGACCGTATTCTGATGAGCCTCAATAGCCGCGGCAAGCTGCTGCTCAACTCCGGATTGGGAGACCAGCGCCGCCTGCTGAGCCGTTTGCACCATCTGATGAACGGACGGGCTGCCAACCGCTCCTGCCGGAGCTGCCACAGCAAAAGAACCGATCACCACCGCTTTCCACACTACGCTTCGGAGTCTTCTCAAGTTCTCATCTCCTTTGGCCGTTTGACCTGGACTCGGTCCATTGACGCTTCCGCCTCATTTCTTCCCCTGAGCTTCCCTTTGTCTTTATGAACTTAACCCATTTCTGCCGGACCTAACTCACTTCTTGGATTCCCCTAGATTGTAGCACAAGCTATCAGGCTAGGGAGGTTCTAGTTTTGTCGAGCCTGGACCTTATTTTGTCTAAAAAAAGACCCGCAAAATTCTCCAATTCCCGAACCCGTTTCGGGACTGAATTTTGAAGCTGAACAAGAACAAGAACAAGAACAAGAAACTGAAAGGAAAATAAAAAGGAAAAACAGGTTCCCCGGAGCTTCGTCCGAAAAACCTGTTCTCATCCGTTCCCTGACACCGTTAAGCCGGCGCAGGTGCTTTATAGCAGGCAAGCCAGCTCCACCGCTTCCGCAAGCGGGCGCTTGCGCTGATTAGGCCTGTTCAGCCAAAGCCTTCTCAAGCTTCAATTTGTTGTTGCCCAGGATTTTGTGCTCGCCAATAATGGTTACCGGAACAGCACGCATGCCCATATCCCATACTTGCTGTGCAAATTCATCATTGGTTTCGATGTTGCGCTCTTCGTAAGAAATCCCTTTATCGGAAAGGAAGCTTTTGACCTGACGGCAGTTCGGGCAGTTAGTGCTGGTATATACGATTACATTTTCCATCGGTTCATACTCTCCTTTAACAGTTGTAATGTAGTTTCCTGATCTATTTTACACCAAAATCTATGTTAACCCAAAACCGCGGATTGCTCGTGTTCCGTGGCTTCGATGAATTTTTCGGCGTCAAGCGCAGCCATACATCCGCTGCCTGCAGCAGTAATGGCCTGGCGGTAACGAGTATCCTGCACATCGCCGCAAGCGAAGATGCCTGGTACGTTCGTTTCCGAAGTTCCCGGTTTCACTACAATGTAGCCGTTCTCGTCGGTCGTGATTTGTCCGCCAAGGAAGCTGGTGTTCGGGTGGTGACCGATCGCTACGAACACGCCGTTGGTTTCGATGATTTCTTCTTCACCTGTAGCGTTGTTGCGTACTTTCAGACCGGTTACACCGGCATCATCCGTAAGCACTTCAAGCGGCGTACGGTTCAAAGCCCACTCTACCTTCTCGTTGGAACGCACGCGGTCCTGCATGATTTTGGATGCGCGCAGTTCCTCTCTGCGGTGCACCAAAGTGACTTTGGATGCGAAGCGGGTCAGGAAGCCGGCTTCCTCAAGCGCCGAGTCGCCGCCGCCGATCACTACGATTTCTTTGCCGCGGAAAAAAAATCCGTCGCAGGTTGCGCAGGTGCTGACCCCGCGGCCCACATTGTCCTGTTCCCCAGGGATGCCCAGGTATTTGGCAGTTGCGCCTGTGGAAATGATCAGGGTTTCAGCAACCAGCTCGCCCATGCCGTCCACTTGAAGCTTGAATGGTCTGCTGCTGGTATCCACGCTGTTCACCCATCCGGTGCGGAATTCCGCTCCGAAGCGTTCAGCCTGCTTGCGCATATTGTCCATCAAATCCGGCCCCATGATGCCTTCCGGGAAACCAGGGAAATTCTCAACTTCCGTTGTAGTGGTCAGCTGTCCGCCCGGCTGCGGTCCTTCGATCACCAAAGGATTCAGGTTGGCGCGCGCCAAATAAATAGCTGCTGTAAGTCCGGCAGGGCCGGTACCGATAATAATAGATTTATACATCCTACATACCCCCATCTGCTAATCGTGTTCATTCGAGCACCGCCACGTTCATTTCACACGGCGCCGCCAAAACACGGATCCAGTCCATCACGGCAAATCACGTTTCATTTCTCGTGTTCACCTGACCAAATCTTCTATAAATTATTATCTGGCACCTATAAAATGAAGTCAACATACGTACCGGGAGTATACTATGAAAGTTAAATGAAGAAATCATGAAGGCGATGAACCGTACCGCAGCAGCCGCAGACCATTTAGAATAACCAGGATTGTACTGCCTTCATGCCCGACTACTCCCAGCGGCAGCGGAATCCCGACGCCAAAATTGCCTGCTACCAGGAGGCTGATGACTGCAATCGCAAACACCATATTCTGTTTAACGATCCGCCGGCCCCGACGGGCCAGCGAAATGGCACCGGCTATCCGGTCGATATCCTCATTCATCAGCACAACATCCGCCGCATCAAGCGCAGCTCCGCTGCCGGCCCCCATGCCGATACCGACATTGGCGGCTGCAAGCGCCGGCGCATCGTTCACGCCATCCCCTACCATGACCACGCCGCCGTATTGCTCGCGCAGCTGCTGAATCCGGCTGGCCTTATCCTGCGGCAGCAGGCCGCTCAGCACGATGTCGATGCCGGCCTCCGAGGCAATCGCTTTGGCTGTCGCCTCGTTGTCCCCCGTCAGCATGGCCGCCTTGATCCCCAGCTTGTGCAGATGACTGATGGCCGCCTTCGCCACCGGGCGAACTTCGTCTCTCAGAGCAAGCAAACCGACAGGCGCGCCTTCCCGGAAGATCAGCGACACCGTTTTCCCGGCTCTCTCCAGCTCGCCGGATTGCTTAATCCACCAATCCTGTTCTCCGTACGTCCCTGATGCAAAATCAGCTTTGCCGATCTTCCATGCTTCACCGCGAATGACCGCCTCAACTCCCCAGCCGGCTACCGATTTCATCTCGGCAATCGGCTGGAGTTCGAGCCCGCGCCGCACCGCTTCAGCAACCACGGCTTTAGCGAGCGGATGCGCCGAAAGCTGCTCGGCGGACGCGGCCATCTGCAGCAGATGGTTTGCTTCCTCGCCATCCTTAACGATCAAATCCGTCACGACCGGTTTGCCCTGCGTCAGGGTACCGGTTTTGTCGAAGGCGACGAGCTTTGTTTCAGCCAGATTCTGGACATGAACGCTGCCTTTGAACAAAATGCCTCGTCTTGCGCTGCTGGAGATAGCCGACAGCATAGCCGGCATGATGGAGGCTACCAGCGCACACGGCGAAGCCACCACCAGAAACACCATCGCTTTGTAGAAGGATTCGTTCCACGTCCAGCCAAACAGCAGCGGAGACAATCCGATCAGCAGAGCGGTGGCCGCTACAACGGTCTTCGCGTATATTCCCTCAAACCTCTCGATGAAACGCTGGGAAGCGGGAACGGCCTCCTCCGCTTCTTCGACAAGGGCGATGATCTTGGCGAACAACGTCCCTTCTGCCGGACCGGACACTTCGACATACAGCGCATTTTCTCCGTTCAGGGTGCCGGCGTAGACCTGATCGCCCGCCGTTTTGTCCACGGGAATCGATTCGCCCGTAATGGAGGCCTGATTGACCGCAGATGTTCCGCTCTGTACAGCGCCGTCTGCCGGGATAATTTCACCTGGGCGGACCAGTATCAGATCTTCGGCCGCAAGCTCGCTGACCGGAACCATCTCCATCCGGCCGCCGCTGACCCGGAGCGCCTTCTCCGGTCTGAGCGCCATTAGCGACGAGATGCTTTTCCGGCTCTGGTCGCTGGCGAACGTCTCCAGCGCGCCGCTGAGCGCAAAGATGAAGATCAGCATCGCCCCTTCATTCCAGTAGCCGATAGAAGCCGCTCCCAGCGCCGCTGCGATCATCAGCAGATTGACGTCCAGATCGCGTTCTTTGATCAAAGTCATGGCTCCCTCTTTGGCTTTCATCCAGCCGCCTACCCCGTAAGCCGCCACATACAGCGTTACAGATAGCAGCTGGGACCAATGGCTCGCCCCCCAGCCTGCCAACATCAGCAGGCCGCTTCCGAGCGCCTGAAGCATTTCCGGATGGCGAAGCATCGCTGCCAGCGGCAGCTTTCGTTTATTTCTTGGTTCACGGCCTCCGGCAGCCTCGCTGACGGACAACGCCCGTTTCTCAAGTGCTTGCATCATCATCTTCCTTTCTTTGTTTTGTATCCCGATTGTTCCGGCGGACAGCCGCCGTTTCCCGCATCCAATGAGAATGAGAAACATTGTTAATGCCCTGAAAATGACACATGCTGCTCCGGGCAGGGCCCGAAGCAGCATGGGAATGAGAATGATAATCATTGTTGTAATTATACAAATTTGTTTCCTGTGAGAAACTTTGAATTTATTATAATTCATGTTTTTTCCAAAGTAAATAGGCTAAGCCGTGCCGAACCATAAAAAAAACTTCCGCCCAGTGACGGAAGTTTTAGAGTCTTCTTAGCTTTCTGTCTTTCGCTAAAGTAAACCAGCGATTTAATAATCCGCGCTGCTCTTCAGGCCTTGAGCAATCGCCACGCCGCCGCTGGTTCCCAATCTTGACGCACCGGCTTTCACCATCGCCAGCGCATCTTCAGGTGTCCGGACGCCGCCCGAAGCTTTAACTCCGATGTCAGGGCCGACCGTTTGGCGCATCAGGGCCACGTCTTCCACGGTCGCTCCGCCTTTGGAGAAGCCGGTAGAGGTTTTGACGAAATGGGCTCCTGCAGCCACGGACAACCGGCTAGCCCGCTCAATTTCTTCTTTCGTCAGCAGGCAGGTTTCGATAATCACCTTCACGAGTTTGTCTCCGGCCGCTTCAACAACGCCGCGAATGTCCTGCTTCACCCGTTCGTCGTCTCCGTCCTTCAGGGCGCCGATATTAATCACCATATCAATTTCGCCCGCTCCGTCCTTAACGGCCTGAGCCGTTTCAAAAGCCTTCACAGCCGGGTGGGAAGCTCCCAGCGGGAAGCCGATGACGGTGCAAACCTTAACGTTAGGGCTGTCTTTAAGAGCCTCTGCAGCCGTAGCTACCCATACCGGATTTACGCATACGGATGCAAATCCGTACTCTGCAGCTTCTGCGGCAAGCTTAAGGATCTCTTCCTTGCGGGCTTCCGGTTTAAGAAGCGTATGGTCTATGATTGATGCGATAGATGTGTTGTTCATCAATAGTGCCTCCAATGTGTGTTGCGCAGCCTTGGCTGCTGCTTTTAATCATAGCAAAGCCGGATTCTTTTTGCACGGATTGCACGGAACGCTGGCCCCGAAACCTCACCCGCCGCATCCGCTTAATACAAGCTTGAAATCCGCACGTTATCCGGCAGCTTGTAGGGGTGCTCCTTGTTAATGTGGTCATAGAACATGATCCCGTTCAAATGATCCATTTCATGCTGCATAATAATCGCCCCGAAGCCGCGGAAGCGCATTGTCATAGGCTTGCCTTCCCGGTCCCAGGCTTTGATCTGAACCTTCTCGTAGCGGGGAACAAATCCCTGCACAGCGCGGTCTACAGACAAACAGCCTTCGCTTTCCGGCAAATAGGTCATTGCTTCGGAATGGCTGATGATCTTCGGATTAAACAAGGCAAGCTCTCTCAGCTTCCCTTCTTCGTCCATGAAATAAGCAGCAAACATTCGCTTGTCCAAACCAACCTGGTTGGCGGACAATCCTACTCCTGCGCGCAGCTTGTATTTCTTCGCCATCTCCTCATCCTGGCTGTTCTTTAGAAACAGCAGCATCGCATCCATCTCCGCAACGTCCTCAGCGGTCGGAGGAATGCTGACGGCCTTGGTTACTGTCCTAAGAATCGGATCTCCCTCGCGGACAATGTCGTCCATCGTTATAATAGTGTCACTGGAAAATTTCATATGTAGAACCTTCATCCACCTTTGCTGTCTTTATACGGCACAATCCTATACGCCCCTTACTCGAACACTTATAAAGTAGCATCACCTGACCCCTCTTGTCAAAACAAGACGGCGTTTTCATCAGCTCAGGCTGTTATCGCATCCGCCGGGCCGGCCAGTTATAAAAAAACGCTTTCAGCTTGCTTCATCGCCCAAATTATGGTATACAGATTAAACTACCGTTTGATCGGCCAAACCTCTTCGGGCGGATCCGCCGTGAAGTTTTCCGGCTGTCTTCCGCACTTTTTTCTTCCTATTTTGTTTAACTGACCTGCTATTGAGTGTACAAATAATCATACTCTGTTTTTAGGGAACGGCATCAGCCAAAAATTGCGCAAGCTAGACCATCTATATAACGAGTGATACAGGAGGACCTATGAACGAAGACGGACATGTAACATCACCCAAACGTGTACCGGTCCAGCGTGACCGGTTTGCAAGACTCAAGAAGCAGAAGGAAGAGCAGATTTTGAAATGGAAGCCGATCAAAATTCAGCTGGCCCACCATTGGATCGACAATGAAAAGACTCAGATGAGCCGAAAAATGACAAGAGGTGCGGTGCATTTTTGCAATTTCGGCGAGAATATCGGCTGTGAGCAGAACGAGGAACGCCCGGTAATCATCATTTCCAATAATACGGTAAATTCGACCTCAGGCAACGTGCTGGTGATCCCGTTAACCAAAAATTTAAAAGCCAAAACCAACTTTAAAACCGGACAAGCCGTGCTGACCAAGGACGGACTGCCGGTGCCCAGATTTCAGAGCCATTATTTCCTGTTCAAGCATAAATACGACTTCCTAGCCTTTGATTCCGCCGCAAAAACCGAAGAAACGACATCTGTCAGCAAAGTTCGACTGAAAGAACATCTCGGTAATTTGGACGAGGAAGACATCAACCGCCTTGAAAACCGTGTCAAATGGACGTTTGGACTTTGAAAAAAAGCGCGGAAATACTGTTGACAATAACCTACGAAAAGGTTACTATTATGCCAAGAAGTTTTTGTGCATACATGGAGTTTATATGTCATCCGCCTTGTCGTGGATAAAATCACACGTTAAACGTGTCTTGAGTCTGAAATAGGAGCCTAGTGCTCCTTTTTCCATTTATGCATCATTTTTTTGTTCCTTTATAGGCATAAAATTCCTGTTTGAAGATAGGATTATAATATGTCGCTCACCGGGTCGTGAGCAAAGTCACCCCGCCAACTCATGACGGGGATTATTTGTGCCCGGATGTGCGCCGCCCTGAAGGGGTGAAGAAGAAACTTCCTTGATCTTCATTTACCCTTCTGGCCTGAAATTAATCAGCTTCCGCTTCTGTTTCCCGAGGTTCCCTGTTCCCGCCTATTTCTGTTCCTAGCCTCTAAAGGCTGAGTCCAGTCCTTCCAGAAACGCTTCCAGCGTGTAATGCAGACTCTCTTTCCAGGCATAAGGAAGACCAAAACCTTCCCCTTGCGAAAGCGTAACAAATCCGTGTAAAATGCTCCGCAATCCGCGGACGGCATGGATCGCCTGATCGCCATAAATGCCTCTCAGCTCCATCTGCTCGACCATCAGCGCCACGAGCGGTTCTCCGGCTATATGGACCGCGGGTTCCAGCGGGCGCTGGGCCAGCTCATACAGGCCGGGATGATTTTCGGCGAAATCCAGATAGGCTTCCACAATCGCATAAATCGCTTCCGCTTTTCGTTTCCCTTCCTTCGTTTTCCGGATCTCTTTAGCGGCATCCTGCCCATTAACTCGTTCGTCATCTCGTTTGTTATCTCGTTTGTCATCTCGCTTGCCATCTTTGGAACTGTCTGCCACCGCTTGGCTCGTCCTTCTGTACATCTCCTGCAAGCCGTACACCGCCAGCTTAACGCGCAGGTCCGGCAGACCTTTAATATGGTTGTACAAGGAGGGCGGACGGACATTCAGCCGTTTGGCCAGCAGCGCCAGCGTCACGGACTCGGCCCCCATAGAGTCGGCCAGTTCGGCCGCAGCCTGCAGCACATGAACCTCATCCAATCCGGCTCTAGGCATTCCGGTTGCCCCCTTGCACCGTACTGCTGCGATTCAGCAGCGCCCGCTCGGCTTCAGCCACAGCCTGCTCCATCGCTCTCACCGGCTCAGGCAGGAGCCGCCCATGGCCAACAGCCAGCAGCGAAGGTTTGCAGTCGATTAATCTGCGCGCGGATCGAACCGCTTCTTCGGCACTCCAGGTCGCAAGCGCCGGAAAAGGAAAGGCCGGCTTCAAATGTCCGGCCACGGCTATGCCCCCGCGCAGCTGGAAAGCGTCGCCGACGATCAGGTTCCCGTTTCGCTCATCGTAGAAAGCCATGGAACCCGGCGTATGCCCGGGGCTGCTAATAGCCAGCAGAGGACCTACATGATCTCCGTCGCGCAGCAGACGGTCCGGCCGGGTGAGAATGCCGCTCGGCACCGAGCCGCGAATTGCAGTTTGCGGTTCCTCTGGATCCAGTGAACGGTCGCCGGCCAGCAGCCTGGAGTCCCGTTCCGAGATGACGACCCTTACATCCGGAAGTTCCTTTTTCAACGAATCCAAAGCTCCGACGTGATCCCTGTGCCCATGGGTAAGCAGAATGGTGCGCAAGGGTTTGCCTATTTGCTTGACCGCCCGTAGTATCCCTTTGGCGCTGTAAGGAAGGGCCGCATCCACCAGGATCAGCTCCTGCTCCAGCTCAACCAAATAACAATTCACCGGGAATAAACGCGGCATAAAACTCAACTGTATAATTTCTTTGCCAGAGGTCAATTTCATTTCTCATTCTCCTTCGTCAACCTGTTCTCTATCCCGCAATAAACGCTGTAAAAAATAAAACTAATAATATTAGCTAATACTATAACTAATATCATTAGTTTTGTAAATCCCCATTTATTTATTTAACCGATTACTCGTTAGTTTTCTTTATACATGAGGGATATTCGGCCGATCCCGCGAAAGCAGGCGAACCGAATGCCCGCTTGTTCTGCTGCCTTTCGGATCCGCTTCTTCTTTTCTCTTGGCATGTTTGCAGGCGTACATTTGCCGATCCGCTTCCATAAACAACGCTTCTACTTGCCCTAAAGCACACTCTGCATAAGCTTGGCCGATGGAAATGCTCATAAAAGTTCCCGGCTCTACGCCAGGTGTTGCCGATGCGGTTTCTTTCAGCTTCTGAATCAGCGCTTCCCCCTCCTCGCGGGTCCGGTTCAGGATCAGCAGCGAGAACTCATCCCCGCCAATTCGACTGATCAGCACATCGTCGGCAGCAAATTGATTCAGCATAACCGCCGCCGATTTGATATAAACGTCCCCCATCTTATGACCGAGCGTATCATTGATTTGTTTCAGGTTGTCCATGTCGCAAATGACCAGCGTTAACGACAGGTCTTCCCTTTGGTTCAAAAGGGCCAGCTGCTCTTCAAAAAACTCCCGGCTGTGCACGCCGGTCATAGAATCGTGAGCTACTCGGTATTTGAGCTGCTCCTGCATTTCCATTTTATTCTGCACATTCCGGAGGATTCCCTGAACCGCGATCAGTCTGCCTTTCTTATAGACAGGACTTAGATAGTCTTCGTACCAGGTATATTTCTCATCCCGAAGCCTTAAACGGCAAACGAGCGGTTCGCTGGGATCCGCTTCCTCCCGGAACCGCCTGATAAACCGTTCGTGATCCTCCGGATGCAGCAGCGCAAATAACAGATCCGGCCTTTTATAAGCCCGCTTTCCCCGTTCGGGGCCCAGCAGCTTCTCCAGCGGAGGACAAGCAAACATAATTTGGGGCTCCGGCTTCAGTTTAAGATAGTAAATAAAATCGTTAGATTCCTCGGGAAAATGGAACTGTATCAGCTTTCTGCCCACCATACCTACAGATTTTGTCGGATTTTGTCTAATCATCACCAGCAAAGTTATCTTGATCAGGATTAACGCAAAAAAACAGCCGCTTGCAAAAGCCCAGACCAGCAATTGATCACCTTCTCTATGTTCCTTAGCCTCTGTCCAGCCTACTCCATTAACATCCCGCTGCGGTTGATAAACAT includes the following:
- a CDS encoding glutaredoxin family protein produces the protein MENVIVYTSTNCPNCRQVKSFLSDKGISYEERNIETNDEFAQQVWDMGMRAVPVTIIGEHKILGNNKLKLEKALAEQA
- a CDS encoding heavy metal translocating P-type ATPase, whose amino-acid sequence is MMMQALEKRALSVSEAAGGREPRNKRKLPLAAMLRHPEMLQALGSGLLMLAGWGASHWSQLLSVTLYVAAYGVGGWMKAKEGAMTLIKERDLDVNLLMIAAALGAASIGYWNEGAMLIFIFALSGALETFASDQSRKSISSLMALRPEKALRVSGGRMEMVPVSELAAEDLILVRPGEIIPADGAVQSGTSAVNQASITGESIPVDKTAGDQVYAGTLNGENALYVEVSGPAEGTLFAKIIALVEEAEEAVPASQRFIERFEGIYAKTVVAATALLIGLSPLLFGWTWNESFYKAMVFLVVASPCALVASIMPAMLSAISSSARRGILFKGSVHVQNLAETKLVAFDKTGTLTQGKPVVTDLIVKDGEEANHLLQMAASAEQLSAHPLAKAVVAEAVRRGLELQPIAEMKSVAGWGVEAVIRGEAWKIGKADFASGTYGEQDWWIKQSGELERAGKTVSLIFREGAPVGLLALRDEVRPVAKAAISHLHKLGIKAAMLTGDNEATAKAIASEAGIDIVLSGLLPQDKASRIQQLREQYGGVVMVGDGVNDAPALAAANVGIGMGAGSGAALDAADVVLMNEDIDRIAGAISLARRGRRIVKQNMVFAIAVISLLVAGNFGVGIPLPLGVVGHEGSTILVILNGLRLLRYGSSPS
- a CDS encoding MBL fold metallo-hydrolase; translated protein: MKLTSGKEIIQLSFMPRLFPVNCYLVELEQELILVDAALPYSAKGILRAVKQIGKPLRTILLTHGHRDHVGALDSLKKELPDVRVVISERDSRLLAGDRSLDPEEPQTAIRGSVPSGILTRPDRLLRDGDHVGPLLAISSPGHTPGSMAFYDERNGNLIVGDAFQLRGGIAVAGHLKPAFPFPALATWSAEEAVRSARRLIDCKPSLLAVGHGRLLPEPVRAMEQAVAEAERALLNRSSTVQGGNRNA
- the trxB gene encoding thioredoxin-disulfide reductase, which encodes MYKSIIIGTGPAGLTAAIYLARANLNPLVIEGPQPGGQLTTTTEVENFPGFPEGIMGPDLMDNMRKQAERFGAEFRTGWVNSVDTSSRPFKLQVDGMGELVAETLIISTGATAKYLGIPGEQDNVGRGVSTCATCDGFFFRGKEIVVIGGGDSALEEAGFLTRFASKVTLVHRREELRASKIMQDRVRSNEKVEWALNRTPLEVLTDDAGVTGLKVRNNATGEEEIIETNGVFVAIGHHPNTSFLGGQITTDENGYIVVKPGTSETNVPGIFACGDVQDTRYRQAITAAGSGCMAALDAEKFIEATEHEQSAVLG
- a CDS encoding GGDEF domain-containing protein, translated to MFACPPLEKLLGPERGKRAYKRPDLLFALLHPEDHERFIRRFREEADPSEPLVCRLRLRDEKYTWYEDYLSPVYKKGRLIAVQGILRNVQNKMEMQEQLKYRVAHDSMTGVHSREFFEEQLALLNQREDLSLTLVICDMDNLKQINDTLGHKMGDVYIKSAAVMLNQFAADDVLISRIGGDEFSLLILNRTREEGEALIQKLKETASATPGVEPGTFMSISIGQAYAECALGQVEALFMEADRQMYACKHAKRKEEADPKGSRTSGHSVRLLSRDRPNIPHV
- a CDS encoding type II toxin-antitoxin system PemK/MazF family toxin; the protein is MNEDGHVTSPKRVPVQRDRFARLKKQKEEQILKWKPIKIQLAHHWIDNEKTQMSRKMTRGAVHFCNFGENIGCEQNEERPVIIISNNTVNSTSGNVLVIPLTKNLKAKTNFKTGQAVLTKDGLPVPRFQSHYFLFKHKYDFLAFDSAAKTEETTSVSKVRLKEHLGNLDEEDINRLENRVKWTFGL
- a CDS encoding TetR/AcrR family transcriptional regulator, producing the protein MPRAGLDEVHVLQAAAELADSMGAESVTLALLAKRLNVRPPSLYNHIKGLPDLRVKLAVYGLQEMYRRTSQAVADSSKDGKRDDKRDNKRDDERVNGQDAAKEIRKTKEGKRKAEAIYAIVEAYLDFAENHPGLYELAQRPLEPAVHIAGEPLVALMVEQMELRGIYGDQAIHAVRGLRSILHGFVTLSQGEGFGLPYAWKESLHYTLEAFLEGLDSAFRG
- the def gene encoding peptide deformylase, with the protein product MKFSSDTIITMDDIVREGDPILRTVTKAVSIPPTAEDVAEMDAMLLFLKNSQDEEMAKKYKLRAGVGLSANQVGLDKRMFAAYFMDEEGKLRELALFNPKIISHSEAMTYLPESEGCLSVDRAVQGFVPRYEKVQIKAWDREGKPMTMRFRGFGAIIMQHEMDHLNGIMFYDHINKEHPYKLPDNVRISSLY
- the deoC gene encoding deoxyribose-phosphate aldolase codes for the protein MNNTSIASIIDHTLLKPEARKEEILKLAAEAAEYGFASVCVNPVWVATAAEALKDSPNVKVCTVIGFPLGASHPAVKAFETAQAVKDGAGEIDMVINIGALKDGDDERVKQDIRGVVEAAGDKLVKVIIETCLLTKEEIERASRLSVAAGAHFVKTSTGFSKGGATVEDVALMRQTVGPDIGVKASGGVRTPEDALAMVKAGASRLGTSGGVAIAQGLKSSADY